From Ipomoea triloba cultivar NCNSP0323 chromosome 5, ASM357664v1, the proteins below share one genomic window:
- the LOC116019033 gene encoding uncharacterized protein LOC116019033 — protein sequence MSLRIKAVVDKFVKELKEALDADIQDRIMKEREMQCYIEEREREVAEREAAWKAQLSRREAEIARQEARLKMERENLEKEKSVLMGTASSQDNQDGALEITVSGEKYRCLRFAKAKK from the exons aTGTCTCTGAGAATAAAAGCAGTGGTTGATAAGTTCGTGAAGGAATTGAAGGAAGCTTTGGATGCGGACATACAGGACAGGATTATGAAGGAGAGGGAGATGCAATGCTACATCGAGGAACGCGAACGCGAGGTCGCTGAGCGAGAGGCCGCCTGGAAAGCCCAGCTTTCTCGCCGTGAG GCTGAGATTGCCCGACAAGAAGCAAGGCTTAAGATGGAAAGAGAGAACCTTGAAAAAGAGAAAAGTGTACTGATGGGAACAGCATCAAGTCAGGATAACCAAGATGGGGCTCTGGAAATAACAGTAAGTGGGGAAAAGTATCGCTGTCTCCGTTTTGCAAAGGCAAAGAAATGA